In Podospora pseudopauciseta strain CBS 411.78 chromosome 3, whole genome shotgun sequence, one genomic interval encodes:
- a CDS encoding hypothetical protein (COG:T; EggNog:ENOG503NY51) — protein MRAHTHPPSSDRSGGLPFPDFGPQRSFLILDEPPPPPTTTTTAEEGGPRDSVASIVDDPFFFGYHSTAANTTSAAAAAATATPGIPGALTTSAGHRNEERQPWIPPRKDSLKDIGPTPWFDRNKPAMEAINIAIIGVEGVGKSAFVQRTIRSTRPPTQNMITFRHVLDGTQYSVTLVELDLEGFELDPRQPIQWPKQVAGHMVPRIDGALILYDVTNKESVRGLDSTMAALANSSLPTVLAATKCDAPDEARQIDVADVASAFPTCAGHFRTSFNVPGSAQDCLQAALKAALANKRGEQPEGSLTRRRAASASLDTPQEMINGRPISQHSKHSRASSDLSLLRGFPPPPNESHYRPQTSRSPRLDYSSVAHHSNSNLGLAVPEDGPQTTVSAMLRQPGIRLDSGAESFLDVSESDGESYRYSDDIPILQRNDENFLDRPAKVAGVSFDDLVDRLVAPKMAKADQNFTDIFLCLYRKFAAPSELLNAIRARLDQLKEDKTTHILIKAEAQARLVESVAKWVSLYPGDFARPATKRSLEEMVGELSLDPLFVTAAQQMRVHLEHKVVEDDDTGWGKSDPIDETDDMFEGLSRPHTGITGSMNSLQLDDPSNPPSSHHRRPSQSSERSGSDIYGRTTARYQVQTLEDYEREAATLVPMPSLALNKFRWHQFMELDTEEIADEITRIDWVMFSSIRIRDLVRDVSLNREQKEKCKSLKNVNRMISHFNHIAKWVANMILIRDKAKHRAPCLEKFMLIALKLRQMNNYNGLAAVLAGINGTAIHRLSQTRQLVSAETQKKFARLVLLMGTQKSHFAYRLAWENSPLPRIPFMPLHRRDLVSAEEGSKTFVGEGGKRINWKKFEVLGEVLLPIMKSQGMPYGVGEGGGGGRRGEVRELILDGKLMGDEEDIYQRSIQVEASSAAGAAGAGEGSTKKKFPWLAK, from the exons ATGCGGGCTCACACTCATCCACCCTCATCAGACCGCTCCGGGGGACTCCCGTTTCCTGACTTTGGCCCTCAGAGAAGCTttctcatcctcgacgagccaccaccgccaccgacgacgacgacgaccgccgaggagggtggtcCGCGAGACTCGGTCGCTTCGATTGTTGACGACCCGTTTTTCTTTGGCTACCACAGCACCGCCGCGAATACtacctctgctgctgctgctgctgccacagCCACCCCCGGCATCCCTGGCGCGCTAACGACGAGTGCCGGCCACCGCAATGAAGAGCGCCAGCCGTGGATTCCCCCAAGGAAAGATTCACTGAAAGACATCGGTCCTACACCTTGG TTCGATCGCAACAAACCAGCCATGGAGGCCATCAACATCGCCATTATCGGCGTCGAAGGCGTGGGGAAGTCGGCTTTTGTCCAGCGAACGATACGTTCCACGCGACCGCCGACACAGAACATGATCACATTCAGGCATGTGCTCGACGGGACGCAGTACTCAGTCACCCTGGTCGAGCTCGATCTTGAGGGTTTCGAACTGGACCCCCGACAACCAATACAGTGGCCGAAGCAGGTCGCCGGTCACATGGTGCCACGAATAGATGGCGCCCTGATCCTGTACGACGTTACCAACAAGGAGAGCGTGCGAGGGCTGGATTCCACCATGGCTGCGCTGGCCAACTCTTCCCTGCCGACGGTTCTCGCCGCCACAAAATGCGACGCCCCCGACGAAGCCCGCCAGATCGACGTGGCAGATGTTGCTTCTGCCTTTCCCACCTGTGCCGGTCACTTCAGAACGTCTTTCAACGTGCCGGGAAGCGCTCAGGATTGTCTCCAGGCTGCTTTAAAGGCCGCGTTGGCTAACAAGCGAG gagaacAACCGGAAGGATCGCTGACCAGAAGACGCGCTGCCTCGGCGAGTCTGGATACCCCTCAAGAAATGATCAACGGACGGCCAATCAGCCAACACAGTAAACACAGCAGGGCAAGCTCCGACCTGTCACTCTTGCGGGGTTTCCCACCGCCCCCAAACGAAAGTCACTACAGGCCCCAGACTTCGAGGTCACCCAGACTAGACTATTCTTCTGTTGCTCACCACAGCAACTCAAATTTGGGCTTGGCCGTTCCCGAAGACGGCCCGCAAACGACAGTGTCAGCCATGCTTCGTCAACCGGGCATTCGACTGGACAGCGGCGCCGAGTCGTTCTTGGATGTGTCTGAATCCGACGGAGAATCGTATCGGTATTCGGACGACATACCAATACTGCAGCGCAACGATGAGAACTTTTTGGACAGGCCAGCCAAGGTGGCGGGAGTGAGTTTCGACGACCTTGTCGACAGGCTTGTCGCGCCCAAGATGGCAAAGGCGGACCAAAACTTTACCGATATCTTTTTGTGCCTGTATCGAAAGTTTGCCGCGCCTTCCGAGCTGCTAAACGCGATTCGGGCTCGTCTCGACCAGCTGAAAGAAGACAAGACGACGCACATTCTGATCAAGGCGGAGGCTCAGGCGCGGCTGGTCGAGTCTGTGGCGAAGTGGGTATCGTTGTATCCTGGGGACTTTGCCAGGCCGGCAACGAAACGAAGTCTGGAAGAGATGGTCGGAGAATTATCTTTGGATCCGCTGTTTGTCACGGCTGCCCAGCAGATGCGTGTTCACCTGGAACACAAGGTggtcgaggacgacgacACGGGCTGGGGAAAATCAGACCCAATAGATGAGACAGACGACATGTTTGAAGGTCTGAGCCGACCACACACGGGCATCACGGGATCGATGAACTCGCTCCAACTCGACgaccccagcaaccccccctccagccaCCACCGACGCCCCTCCCAGAGCTCAGAGAGATCAGGGTCAGATATTTATGGTCGGACAACGGCCCGGTATCAAGTCCAAACGCTGGAAGACTATGAGCGCGAAGCGGCCACGCTGGTGCCGATGCCCTCATTGGCGCTCAACAAGTTCCGCTGGCACCAGTTCATGGAGCTCGACACGGAGGAGATTGCCGACGAGATCACAAGGATAGACTGGGTCATGTTCAGCTCGATCAGGATCCGGGATTTGGTTCGGGACGTCTCGCTGAACcgagaacaaaaagaaaagtgcAAAAGCCTCAAGAACGTCAACAGGATGATATCCCACTTTAACCACATTGCCAAATGGGTCGCCAACATGATTTTGATCAGAGATAAAGCCAAGCACCGGGCTCCGTGTCTGGAAAAGTTTATGCTGATTGCCTTGAAGCTGAGGCAAATGAATAACTACAACGGTCTGGCGGCCGTGCTGGCCGGGATCAACGGCACGGCGATCCACCGGCTGTCGCAGACGAGGCAGCTTGTTAGCGCGGAGACGCAAAAGAAGTTtgcgaggttggtgttgctgatgggGACGCAGAAGAGCCACTTCGCGTACCGGTTGGCGTGGGAGAATTCGCCGCTGCCGAGGATCCCGTTTATGCCGTTGCACAGACGGGATTTGGTGAGTGctgaggaggggagcaagacgtttgtgggggagggggggaagaggatcAACTGGAAGAAGTttgaggttttgggggaggtgttgcTGCCCATCATGAAGAGTCAGGGGATGCCGTACGGtgtcggggagggtggggggggagggaggaggggggaggtgagggagttgattTTGGATGGGAAGTtgatgggggatgaggag GATATATATCAACGATCCATCCAGGTCGAGGCCAGCAGCGCGGCCGGGGctgcgggggcgggggagggcaGCACGAAGAAAAAGTTCCCCTGGTTGGCGAAGTAG
- a CDS encoding hypothetical protein (EggNog:ENOG503P877), whose amino-acid sequence MQFKMGYSRAQQGAVPRGFGGPSKPSSKHVEGQLDPEDLTRRLLLVLAEQEEHEKRRQRRAEQQSRHRREHQSSRHGQSQSSKTQADPRCSDHSRRRPSQANTSTSSQLPEPRSTDDHYVPKEAARQFTRTTTVEQMRSNDFIHQLSKRAHRYHKDSNREGDPIASTTPADLARQLRQSQAERDRALERERQQRQPPPSGPSTSSPSSQQQSHTFRAELARLNTNHNRVSLTGHYPSHQPRRNSTGGADPLSADTIPTQQPTTRRSMLVLNPTLPGGEGGGSEDTTTPTSEDPTPLQRFPIHAPEHRVDWSQSDERSKSTGTSRPRLMLSPLLKRADSLFTLRSSKGKEKGGSSSSAGSGSGSVVTSPTGAGAGGENGGVLSSGLGTMLPSPTRAVGGGELPALEELSPPPPPPPPPPPPAAAAAAGEKGAKSPTSAKSATSGKGFFGRFKR is encoded by the coding sequence ATGCAGTTCAAGATGGGCTACTCGAGGGCGCAGCAGGGCGCTGTCCCTCGAGGATTTGGGGGGCCGAGCAAGCCCTCTTCCAAGCATGTGGAGGGACAGCTTGATCCAGAGGATCTTACCCGTCGGTTGTTGCTGGTCCTGGCCGAGCAGGAAGAACATGAGAAACGAAGGCAGCGGAGGGCCGAGCAGCAGAGCCGTCATCGCCGGGAGCATCAGAGCAGCAGACATGGACAGTCACAGTCATCAAAAACACAAGCAGACCCCAGATGCTCAGACCACAGCAGACGAAGACCCTCCCAggccaacacctccacctcctcccagctCCCAGAACCCCGGTCGACAGACGATCACTATGTCCCCAAAGAAGCCGCCCGCCAGTTcacccgcaccaccaccgtcgaGCAAATGCGCTCCAACGACTTCATCCACCAACTCTCCAAGCGAGCCCACAGATACCACAAAGACTCCAACCGCGAGGGTGACCCCatcgcctccaccaccccggccGACCTCGCCCGCCAACTCCGCCAGTCCCAAGCAGAGCGTGACCGTGCCTTGGAGCGGGAGCGTCAACAAcgtcaacctcccccttccggaccatcaacctcctccccttcctcccaacaACAGTCCCACACCTTCAGAGCCGAATTGGCAAGGCTaaacaccaaccacaaccgcGTCTCCCTCACGGGTCATTACCCCTCTCACCAACCCAGAAGAAACAGCACCGGTGGCGCAGACCCCTTGTCAGCCGATACAATCCCAACCCAGcagcccaccacccgccGCTCCATGCTCGTCCTCAACCCAACCCTTCccggaggggaagggggaggatcAGAGGACACCACAACCCCTACTTCCGAAGACCCGACCCCTCTCCAGCGTTTCCCTATCCACGCCCCAGAGCACAGGGTTGACTGGTCCCAGTCTGATGAACGCAGTAAATCCACCGGGACATCCCGCCCCAGACTCATGTTGTCTCCCCTCCTGAAAAGAGCAGACTCGTTGTTCACGCTGAGGTCGTCAAAGGGTAAGGAGAAGGGTGGGAGTTCGAGCAGTGCTGGGTCGGGGTCGGGGTCGGTGGTGACGAGCCCGActggggctggggctgggggggagaatgggggggtgttgagtTCGGGACTGGGGACTATGCTGCCCAGTCCTACTAgggctgttgggggtggggagttgcctgcgctggaggagctttcaccccctcctcctcctcctcctcctcctcctcctcctgctgctgctgctgctgctggggagaagggggcaaAGTCGCCTACTTCGGCGAAGAGTGCCACTAGTGGGAAGGGTTTCTTTGGGAGGTTTAAACGCTGA
- a CDS encoding hypothetical protein (EggNog:ENOG503NW3E; COG:K), whose translation MTTFIKEHKWVNNHGQPPSKRRRINAACLTCRKRKTRCAGERPVCSTCAKNGHTCLGYNDLDEKKRPANGGPSDAQDYRDDNTKHEHEEDYLNGEKVEVKMEPQQMWQNRGEDNYANDGNKKGDQRFWRSRSQSHSQHHQQQQQQQQQQQQQQKPRMAGFVDADALSRQDSVSTATVTSGRRRKHSNDWDQDDNSQKSNNRSSSNRSPVEHQHQHQHESHRVPYFRYFGPTAIVPGFKQMVVDISREIHRDRRKSRGSSFSTTSPGSLYGCGAGQHHFTNPGTEFDSLEDIPIYDVNDSNPVHPLILNLAITFFTHLGCNYQFMRKDRTLRMLKEKRLEPILVDAMCALAARFSDDPIFINPHDGKEKRSEFGQVFARRAKAATVDTFPCPSVAAVQACLLMAYEGFGANQDSALWMYLGLAIRMAVDLGLQKLEGVKYQGERDPWYTRSWSRKSNDGSDEPEGKRNDEEVLGPYEQREVEQERMDTFWAVFVLDRVISSGTGRPVTFRDDDFELSLPEHAIDPVSGWPDPFPPFIEIIHLYGRVSDVLNNIRDANDLTEEKMQKLAQMEIDLSHIYKKQDSRLHFDPANFRKYVEAGKGTIFILLHFWFHALIVVLHQPTLLTPFYSLRPTQLLPNSRELSMSSAKTIADILAFADLIDPKSFIGNPFTSQPIYIAACAFLMESGANVSHPPSREPSPSPEAKSRFFKGIPGKLGPSIDPRQKHSLLVSAANSNYTRCYKSLQQLQQYWAGVGYILNALDQKSKGIWDCETFTKEEYEPITLARRRSLERLPRFEHPASPNVPPIAYSLTGTTNSPNSNLTVLFQNPANTTLPPIPPPPPLSVPVSAATPPGNMTYDPVRQSLPDTPSAMLPPAYPQANISALRYQSRTPKLSRLPQSPAMGKSLLKHESSPSVDLDLHTPPPADRHQRQNHHPTHHQTSHNNNNSNNNQNHHHIPSYASSSSSTTTHHHQHHHHHHSSNTSSYETSTAHEGSPSTTPTDSGLHHYQHNSHDHHHGNHHDNNHHDDNSVGHNEYETDFSHGGLVSGGGGGGGGGYGYLEINPISEAITSNSFEVNFDMLGLQSDLMMPPWLEILPGEVLGGLFEGGLMHHGQHM comes from the exons ATGACCACCTTTATCAAGGAACACAAATGGGTCAACAACCATGGCCAGCCCCCCTCCAAGAGACGGAGGATCAATGCTGC ATGCTTGACATGTCGCAAAAGGAAAACCCGGTGCGCGGGCGAGAGACCGGTGTGTTCGACATGTGCCAAAAATGGCCACACTTGTCTCGGCTACAACGATttggatgagaagaagaggccaGCAAATGGAGGGCCGTCAGATGCACAGGATTATCGGGACGACAACACAAAGCACGAGCATGAGGAGGACTACCTGAATGGTGAGAAGGTGGAGGTCAAGATGGAGCCTCAGCAAATGTGGCAGAACCGTGGTGAGGATAACTACGCCAACGATGGGAATAAAAAGGGGGACCAACGATTTTGGAGGAGTCGGTCGCAGTCACATtcgcaacaccaccagcagcagcaacaacaacaacaacaacaacaacaacaacaa aAGCCACGTATGGCGGGCTTTGTGGATGCGGATGCGCTTTCGAGACAGGACTCGGTATCAACGGCTACCGTGACGTCTGGCCGGCGGCGGAAACACAGCAATGATTGGGATCAGGACGATAACTCTCAGAAATCGAATAACCGGAGCTCGAGTAACCGGTCGCCTGTtgagcatcagcatcagcatcagcacgAAAGTCACCGGGTGCCCTACTTTAGGTATTTTGGGCCGACTGCCATCGTCCCAGGCTTCAAgcagatggtggtggacatcTCGCGCGAGATTCATCGTGATAGGCGCAAGAGTCGGGGCAGTTCCTtctcgacaacatcaccaggGTCATTGTACGGGTGCGGTGCAGGGCAGCACCATTTCACCAACCCGGGAACCGAGTTCGACAGTCTCGAAGACATTCCAATTTATGACGTGAACGATTCGAATCCGGTTCACCCTTTgatcctcaacctcgccatAACCTTCTTCACTCACCTTGGTTGCAACTATCAGTTTATGCGAAAGGACAGGACCCTGCGCATGCTCAAGGAAAAGAGACTGGAGCCCATCTTGGTAGATGCAATGTGCGCTTTGGCAGCTCGCTTTTCTGACGAccccatcttcatcaacccacatgacggaaaagaaaagagatcAGAGTTCGGGCAGGTATTCGCTCGGCGTGCCAAAGCGGCCACGGTGGACACTTTCCCATGCCCATCCGTTGCTGCTGTGCAGGCCTGTCTTTTGATGGCATACGAAGGGTTCGGGGCAAACCAGGACAGCGCTCTCTGGATGTATTTGGGCCTGGCCATCAGGATGGCGGTCGATCTCGGTCTTCAGAAGCTGGAAGGTGTCAAGTACCAAGGTGAACGAGATCCTTGGTACACGAGAAGCTGGAGCCGGAAAAGCAACGATGGATCCGATGAACCCGAGGGAAAGCGAAACGACGAAGAGGTTTTGGGGCCGTACGAGCAGCGCGAGGTGGAACAGGAGCGCATGGATACCTTTTGGGCTGTCTTTGTTCTGGACCGTGTCATATCGTCGGGAACAGGACGTCCAGTCACGTTCCGTGACGACGACTTTGAGCTGTCTCTTCCGGAACACGCCATCGATCCGGTCTCGGGCTGGCCCGACCCCTTCCCGCCGTTCATCGAGATCATCCACCTGTACGGCAGAGTGTCGGATGTTTTGAATAATATCCGGGATGCCAACGACCTCACCGAGGAGAAGATGCAGAAGCTTGCACAGATGGAGATTGACTTGAGCCACATTTACAAGAAGCAGGATTCGCGTCTCCATTTTGACCCTGCCAACTTTCGAAAGTATGTCGAGGCAGGAAAGGGCACCATCTTTATTCTGCTGCACTTTTGGTTCCACGCTCTGATCGTTGTCCTTCATCAGCCGACGCTGTTGACTCCGTTTTACAGCCTCAGACCGACTCAGTTGCTGCCGAACAGCCGGGAGCTCTCCATGTCGAGTGCCAAAACCATTGCTGACATCCTCGCCTTTGCCGACCTGATCGACCCAAAGAGTTTTATCGGGAACCCGTTCACATCCCAGCCAATTTACATCGCTGCATGTGCCTTCTTGATGGAATCTGGAGCGAATGTGTCACACCCCCCTTCGCGAGAGCCATCACCTTCTCCAGAAGCCAAGTCTCGCTTTTTCAAAGGCATCCCTGGGAAATTGGGCCCATCTATTGACCCCCGACAGAAACACTCACTCCTTGTCTCTGCTGCCAATTCGAACTACACGCGGTGTTACAAGTCTCTCCAGCAACTGCAGCAGTACTGGGCGGGCGTCGGTTACATTCTCAACGCCCTGGACCAAAAATCAAAGGGCATCTGGGACTGTGAGACGTTCACAAAGGAGGAATACGAACCCATCACGCTGGCCCGTCGTCGTTCACTGGAACGCTTGCCGCGATTTGAGCATCCCGCCTCGCCCAACGTTCCACCCATCGCATACTCTCTTACTGGGACCACAAACTCGCCAAACTCGAACCTGACGGTCTTGTTCCAGAATCCAGCAAATACCACACTTCCGCCCAtaccgccacctccacctctctcGGTTCCCGTGTCTGCCGCAACACCTCCTGGGAACATGACATATGATCCCGTCCGGCAAAGCCTTCCAGACACTCCATCTGCTATGCTCCCGCCGGCCTATCCCCAAGCCAATATATCGGCTCTGCGCTACCAGTCGAGAACCCCCAAACTGTCCAGGTTACCACAATCGCCGGCAATGGGCAAGTCCCTACTAAAACACgaatcctccccctctgtcGACTTAGACCTGCACACACCCCCACCCGCAGACAGACATCAGAGGcagaaccaccaccccacgcATCATCAGACCagccacaacaacaataacagcaacaacaaccagaaccaccaccacatcccctcctacgcctcctcctcctcttccaccaccacccaccaccaccagcaccaccaccaccaccactcctccaacacctcaagCTACGAAACTTCGACCGCGCACGAGGGGTCAccttccacaacccccacAGATTCCGGTTTGCACCACTACCAGCACAATTCCCACGACCATCATCACGGGAATCACCACGACAACAACCATCACGACGATAACAGCGTAGGTCATAACGAGTACGAGACAGATTTTAGTCATGGTGGGTTGGTttcagggggaggaggaggaggaggag gggggtacGGGTACTTGGAGATTAATCCGATAAGCGAGGCGATTACTTCGAACAGTTTTGAAGTGAATTTTGATATGTTGGGGCTACAGAGCGATTTGATGATGCCGCCTTGGTTGGAGATTTTACCTGGGGAGgtgctgggggggttgtttgagggGGGATTGATGCATCATGGGCAGCATATGTGA
- a CDS encoding hypothetical protein (COG:S; EggNog:ENOG503P7W2): MAQDDGGMALPGLNKGPKITEVTAPTASPQPSPSPSATITQPPTEPSPATLGADEEEEEEKEEEKEEKEEDDDPPPPPKPAPKLCAVCNTQPGKYKCPRPGCAMPYCSIPCHKSHKSNHPPDPPAPTSQPTPQTTAPNPSQQTNNDPYRILLDHAHVFQRLVKKYPSLPFVLDSIHSQTLPPPTPSSSTTTPSFLQNNNRKRKEPPWSKDVGLRKGASALKKARTDPTDRGDGVREFCDAVLYLLSLGEEEKGKGDGVGDGGPRPVAERAVKEVGEEVRREERRIVEGLLREEEGV, encoded by the exons ATGGCTCAAGACGATGGCGGGATGGCCTTGCCAGGTCTGAACAAAGGCCCCAAGATCACAGAAGTGACAGcacccaccgcctccccccaaccatcaccatcaccatcagcaacaataacccaaccaccaaccgaaccatcaccagcaacccTCGGCgcagacgaagaagaagaagaagaaaaagaagaagaaaaagaagaaaaagaagaagatgatgacccccctccacccccaaaaccagcGCCAAAACTCTGCGCCGTATGTAACACCCAACCAGGCAAATACAAATGCCCCCGCCCCGGCTGCGCAATGCCATA CTGCTCAATCCCCTGCCACAAATCCCACAAATCCAACCACCCGCCCGACCCTCCCGCCCCAAcatcccaacccaccccccaaaccaccgCTCCCAATCCCTCTCAGCAAACCAACAACGACCCCTACAGAATCCTCCTCGACCACGCCCACGTCTTCCAGCGCCTAGTAAAGAaatacccctccctcccattcGTCCTCGACTCGATCCACTCCCAGACTTtgccccctccaacaccatctTCCAGTACAACAACACCGTCTTTCCTCCAGAACAATaacaggaaaagaaaagaaccgCCTTGGTCAAAGGATGTAgggttgaggaagggggcGAGCGCgctgaagaaggcgaggacgGACCCGACGGAtaggggggatggggtgagggagtttTGTGATGCGGTGCTTTATTTGTTgagtttgggggaggaggaaaaggggaaaggggatggggttggggatggggggccGAGGCCGGTGGCGGAACGGGCGGTtaaggaggttggtgaggaggttaggagggaggagaggaggattgtggagggcttgttgagggaggaggagggggtgtga
- a CDS encoding hypothetical protein (COG:O; EggNog:ENOG503NYHI), which translates to MPSTKLLRGIAPLVAQPSSAAARRRTTTSLLRLLHQPPSQQPPRRAAHTTTSGLRPRLQPQSWHPTTPSPQQPKRTIFIQTEPTPNANSLKFLPNHPVLPESISTPFVEYLSPRSTISPPYPSPLAANLMNVDGVTSVFYGQDFITVTKSADAVWAHIRPEIFSLITEAITSGQPLVNTSQQSASSPSTAEQEQESGERDSLEYDENDSEVVGMIKELLETRIRPAIQEDGGDIEFRGFENGIVMLKLRGACRTCDSSTVTLKNGIEGMLMHYIEEVQGVEQVLDEEEEIAIKEFAKFEEKLKAQKGAVPESTGKGGLDSVPG; encoded by the exons ATGCCATCGACCAAGCTCCTACGAGGCATCGCGCCTCTAGTAGCGCaaccctcctcggccgccgcccgccgccgaacaaccacatccctcctccgtctcctgcaccaaccaccatcacaacaacctccccgccgagcagcccacaccaccacctccggccTCCGCCCCCGTCTCCAACCCCAATCATGgcacccaacaacaccctctccccagcaACCTAAGCGCACCATCTTCATTCAAACcgaaccaacccccaacgccaactccctcaaattcctccccaaccaccccgtcctccccgagtccatctccacccccttcgtAGAATACCTCTCCCCCcgctccaccatctcccctccATACCCTTCCCCCCTCGCCGCAAACCTCATGAACGTCGACGGCGTCACCTCGGTCTTTTACGGCCAAGACTTTATAACAGTCACCAAATCCGCCGACGCCGTCTGGGCCCACATCCGCCCCGAgatcttctccctcatcaccgaaGCCATCACCTCCGGCCAGCCCCTTGTCAACACCTCCCAGCAAtctgcctcctccccgtccacAGCAGAGCAAGAGCAGGAATCCGGGGAAAGGGACAGTCTAGAATACGACGAAAACGACAGTGAAGTCGTTGGCATGATCAAGGAGCTCTTGGAAACGAGGATCCGCCCAGCGATTcaggaagatggaggggatATCGAATTCAGGGGTTTTGAGAATGGCATCGTCATGTTGAAACTCAGGGGCGCGTGCAGGACTTGTGATTCGAGCACGGTTACGCTCAAGAATGGGATTGAGGGCATGTTGATGCATTAT ATTGAGGAAGTTCAGGGCGTGGAACAGGTGCttgacgaagaggaggaaatcgCCATCAAGGAGTTTGCCAAGTTtgaggagaagctcaaggcgcAAAAGGGAGCTGTTCCCGAGTCGACTGGGAAGGGTGGGTTGGATAGTGTACCTGGTTAA